The genomic stretch TAAATCATCTGGACACAGACAGTTTAAACCCGACATTTTGTAATGTAATAATTGTTGTGTGACTACTAAATGAGCAACATTCCAAGCAATATTGTTTTTAAATCCTGCAGGAATTACATGAATTTGCTCTAATGTTAAACCTTCTAATTCTTTTATTACTAAATCGCGAGATTTTCTTAAAACATCGAATTGTGTCTTCATTTTTTATGTTATTTTTGAGTAAACAAATATAATCGATTCCTATGAGAAAAGTCTATTTTTTACAAACTTGTGATACTTGTAAACGTATTTTAAAAGAGGTAAATACAGATGGTTTTGAGCGACAAGAAATAAAAGGAAATCCTGTAAATGTTGCGCAATTAGAAGAAATGCACAAGCTTGCGGGTAGTTATGAGGCGTTGTTTAATAAACGTGCGAAATTATATAAAGCTATGGATTTAAAAAATCAGGAAATTTCTGAGGCAGATTACAGGCAATATATTTTAGATGAATATACTTTTTTAAAACGACCTGTTTTTATTGTTGATAACGAAATTTTTATTGGAAATAGTAAAAAAGTGGTTGCAGAATTAAAAGAGAAGATTGGTTAAATCTTCTCTTTTGTTTTTTATCTAGATGTTACTTCTATGTTTGAAGATGATATCATTGCTGCTAATTCTTCTTTAGTAATTTTAGTTTTTAAACCGAATAACACTAATTTATCGTTATTACTGTTTGCTCTAATTATAATTTCTCTAATAAGATTGTTTTTTTCTACAAAATACAATTCTGCTTTACTACCATTGTCTTTAACTCGAACATAGGTTTTTAAATTATTTCTTCTTTTAAACTTTTTAAAGCCTTTTGCAACAGTATAATCATCATTATTAAAAACCATAAGTTTAAAATCGCTCGATTTTTTAATAACATTCATTAAATCGCTATCATCTTCATCATCTAAAAATGAACCTGCCAAGGATGCAGATAAATTTATAGAAAAAGTAGATTTCTCTTTATTTGATTTATAAAATTTTTCGAAAGCGGCATCTTGTGCCGAAGTTGCTGTAATAATAAAAGCGAAAAGAATTGTGGCTATATTTTTCATAATTAGTAGGTTTTAAATTTAAGACGACTACTAATTAATTTTGTTACAGAGTTTTACCTTAATTACTAATTCTGATATACTTTTATAAGGTTTTCTGCTTCTTTTAAGGCACTCCAGTTTTTTAAAATCTCTTCTCTTGCTTGTTTACCTAAAAGTGGTAATTCTCCGTTTATAGAACTTTCAAGTAGTTTTTCTAATTCGCTGCTATTACCTGAGGCAAACAAATAACCATTTTTTGTGTTTTCTATTAATGATGAATGTACGCCTACTTCTTTTGTTGCAATAACAGAACATCCGCATGACATTGCCTCTGCGGTTACCAAAGAAAATCCTTCAGAAAAACTTGGTACAACTGCTATTTTTGATGCTTGATAATATGATAATATATCTGGAGTTTCGTTAACAAAATAAACTTGTTCGTTAACCTTTTGCTCTTTTGCAATTTGTTGTAATTCTTCTAAAAATGCAGGTTTATCTACTTTACCCACTATTACCAAAGCCCAGTTTTTATGATTTTTTAAAATTTTAGCAGCTTTTAGCAATGTTACTTGTCCTTTGGCTTTTCTAACTCTACCTGCACATAAAATAATATGATCTTGTTTTATATTTTTTAAAGTAACATTTTCTTTAGGCTTAAAATAATCTACATCTACTCCGTGACCAACAACTGTATTTTTAATACCCAATTTTTGACTCATACTATTTATCAAAGTAACAACTTTATCTGCTTTTTTTAGCAGTTTCATTGTTAAACCAGAAGGAACAGTTTCTGCATGTCTTGTTGCTACTAATTTAAATTTTGCGCCCAAAAACCTAAAAAAAAGCATACGCATAATTTCGTTATTACGATGACAATGCACAACAACTTCTCTATCAGAAAACAATAACTTTCTTAGCTCTTTGGTCTTAATATGTGTGCCTTTTGCACCATATCCGTATAGATACGTTTCGTATGTATCAGAAAAAAAAGGTAAAACATTTTCTATACTTCTTGTAACACCAGTTCTGCGTTTATGAAAATGTGTATGTATTAAAATTGGTTTCAAATAAATGGTTTTATGCGAATCTTCTTTCTATAATCTCTAACAATCTATTTTCTAATTCTTCTTGATTAGACCAATCATAATCTGGCTTTACCATTTTAATGATAAACTTTTTTGCTTCTTTTTCTGTCTTAAATGTATTTAATTGAGAAACGACACGATTAAAATCTTCTTGGCTACCTTCAAACAAATTTTTCACAAAAACAATTCTATCATTTAAACCAATTTGAATATTAGTCTGTAATTTATCGTTTAAAGATTTTGGTTGCACAGGTTCAAACAAGTTAGCAATAACATCAACCGGAATTGTGTCTTCCAATTCTTCCTCTAAAGTAATTGCATTTTTTTCGCCAACATCTTTGGGGTCGTCTTTAAATTTTGTGGGTTTTGTATCGCCAAAAATTAGTTCTTCTAAATCATCAAAAGGTTGTTCTATCGGTTCTTCTTTTTCAACTTCTATTTTCTCCTTAACTACTTCTTCTTTTAAAGTTTCAATAGTAACTTCTTCTTCAAGCGGTTTCATAATTTCTGATGTTTCAATTTCTTGCTTTAAAAAATCGTCTCCTATTTCTGCAGCAAACTTTTCATTTACATCTATAAAATCTTCTTGTACAACTTCTGTTTTTACCTCTTCTTTATCATCAGCAGCAATAATAGTGTGCTTTTTATCAAATGCAGAAGTTACCTTTTCTACAAGTTCTTCTTTTGTTTCGTCTAAGTTAGGATTGGTGTTTACATAATCTTCTACAAATGCCAAAAGTGATAATTTCTCATAAATTTGCTGCGATTTGTCTTTTAAAGCTTTTACATCTTGTTTATTTTTCATCTGTAAAATGCTATGAGCTAAACTCATTAAATCGTTTTCCAATTTTTTGTGCATAAGTTGTAAGTTGAAGTTATAATTTACTCGTAATTTTTAATAAATTTGTTGATTACGAAAGTAAAGCAAAATTTAAATTTCTAAAGCCTAAAATTACAAAATGTTTCTTGAAAATACAGTAAATCATACAGAACAATTTGGTTGGATAGAAGTAATATGCGGCTCTATGTTTTCTGGTAAAACAGAAGAACTTATTAGACGTTTAAAACGTGCACAGTTTGCAAAACAGCGTGTAGAAATTTTTAAACCAGCTGTAGATACTCGTTATGACGATGAAGAAGTTGTATCGCATAACGATAATAGAATTAGATCTACACCCGTACCTGCATCTGCAAATATTAGACTTTTAGCCAATAATGTAGATGTTGTTGGTATAGATGAAGCACAGTTTTTTGATGATGAAATTGTTGCGGTTTGTAACGATTTAGCAAATAGAGGAATTCGTGTAATTGTTGCTGGTTTAGATATGGATTTTAAAGGAAATCCTTTCGGACCAATGCCTGCGTTAATGGCAACTGCAGAATACGTAACTAAAGTGCATGCAGTCTGCACGCATACAGGTAATTTAGCGCATTACAGTTTTAGAAAGGCTAAAAACGACAACATTGTAATGTTAGGTGAAACGCAAGAATATGAACCGTTAAGTCGAGCGGCTTATTACAAAGCATTACAAAAGCAACAACAAGAAGTTGTATCTGCTACAGAAAAAGATTCTGCTACAAAAGATTCTGACTAAAATACTGCATTAAATATGAATAACCACGTAACCGTTTTAGAGATTGATGGTACTGCTTTAGACCATAATCTTAATTATTTTAAACAAAAAATTAATCCAGAAACAAAAATCTTAGCAGTAGTTAAAGCTTTTGGTTACGGTAGCGATGGCGTACAAGTTGCAAAGCATTTAGAGGATAAAGTAGATTATTTTGCTGTAGCTTACACGCACGAAGGTATTGCTTTAAGAGAAGCCAATATTTCTAAACCTATTTTAGTTTTACATCCGCAGATACCAAATTTAAAAGAGGTTGTTTCTTATCGATTAGAACCAAACTTATACAATTTTAAAATATTTAATGCATTTTTAAAGTTAGCAGACGAAGCTCCTTTAATGAATTATCCTATTCATATTAAATTTAACACAGGTTTAAATAGGTTGGGTTTTTGGCACACAGATATTCCTGCTATAATTTCTGATTTAAAGAAAACAAATCATATTAAAGTACAATCTTTATTTTCTCATTTAGCAGCAAGTGAAGATCTAGAAGAACAAGAGTTTAGCATTAACCAAATAAACAACTTTGCATATATTGCCCAACAATTTTACAAGCATTTAGGCTACGAACCCTTATTACATATATTAAATACTTCTGGCGTTGTAAATTATGCAAAAGCACAATTTGATATGGTTAGAGTTGGTATTGGTTTGTACGGTTTTGGTAATGATGATAAAGAAACTGCAGCATTAAAAAACACTCACAATTTAACATCTATAATATCTCAAATACACACAATTAATCCAGGAGAAACAGTAGGTTACAATAGAGCATTTGTGGCAAAAAGACCAACTAAAACTGCAACTGTACCTATTGGGCACGCAGATGGTTTGTCTAGAAAAATTGGCAATAAAAAAGGATATGTTTTAATTAACAACCAAAAAGCACCTATTATAGGTAACGTCTGTATGGATATGATAATGGTTGATGTAACTAAAATTAATTGTAATGAAGGTGATGCAGTTATAATATTTAATAATCAACAAATGATACAACATATTGCCAACGTTTCTGAAACAATTGTTTATGAAACTTTGACTGCAATCTCTCAACGTGTTAAAAAAGTGTTAAAGAAATAATTTTTTTTAGTATTTTAGCCATTCATTAATCAATTAAATACTTAGAAAATGGGAATGCTTAAAGAATTTAAAGACTTTGCAATGAAGGGAAACCTTGTTGACATTGCAGTAGGTTTTGTTATGGGTGCAGCTTTTAAACAAGTTGTTACTTCTTTTACTGGTGGAATTGTTTCACCTTTAATTGGTCTAATTTTCAATGCCGATTTAAAAGACTTAAAATATATAGTTAAAGACGGTGTTGCAGATGAAACTGGTAAAGTTGTTGGTGAAGTTGCTGTATTATACGGAGACTTTTTAACAAACGTAATTGACTTTATTATTGTTGCCTTTGTAATGTTCTTAATTGTAAAAGGTTTAAATAACTTAAAGAAAAAAGAAGAACCAGCTCCAGCTCCGGCACCAGCAGGACCTTCTCAAGAAGAATTATTAGAGCAAATTAGAGATTTGTTAGCTAAGAAATAAGCAGTAATTCTTACATATAATATAAAAATCCTTGAGTTTAATTACTCAAGGATTTTTTTTTATTTTTCTTTTAATATTGATAAAAATAAAGCCCTATCAATTTCTTTAGCACCTAAACTTGCCAAATGATTGTTATAAACTTGGCAATCAATTAGCTTGTATTTTTTAGTTTGCACCAAGTAAATAAAAGCCAATTTAGATGCATTAGACACTTTACTAAACATACTTTCACCACAAAATACGCCGTTAACCTCTACACCATATAAACCACCTACTAATTCGTTATCTAACCAAACTTCTATCGATTTTGCAAAACCTATTTTATGCAAATTTATGTAAGCTTGTTCCATATCATTAGTAATCCAAGTACCAAGATCATCTTTTCTATCAATATTTTTACAATTATAAATTACCTCTGCAAAAGCTTTATTCTCGGTAATTGTAAATTTATTTTTATTGAGTATTTTTCTCATGGATTTGGATACTTTTAAATCTTCTGGAAAAAGCACCATTCTATCATAAGGACAATACCAAACAATTGGATCATCATCAGAAAACCAAGGGAAAATTCCGTTTTGATAAGCGAAAATTAATCTTTTTTCAGATAAATCTCCTCCCAAAGCAATTATGCCCTCTTTTGTGGTATATTTATAATCAGGAAAATCAATTTTATCTGTAAGCCAAATCATGAAAATAGAATTAAGAATTAGAAACAAACTTACATATTTCTTAAAAAACAGTTAATCTAAAATTCTATTCTTATTTATTTAGAATTTGTTACTATTTTTGCAAATTAATTAAACAATTGTCTTCTTGGAAAAAAAGAAAAAAAAGAGAAAGAAAAAAACCGCATTTATAGGTAAAAGGCTACATAACTATTATGGTAGAACAGGCTTTTATATGTTTGTTTGGGAAAGTGTAAAAAAAGCTTTCTTACCAATTGTACTTGTAGTTTTAGGGCTATTTTTATTTAATAAATACGTTTACGATATTAATAATGGTTTAGAAACAATTACAGAAACTTTTTCTAGAGTTGGTATTTTAATAACATTTTTTATTTCTGAAACTGTTTTAGGTTTAATTCCGCCAGAAATATTTATTGCTTGGACAAAGAAAACAGACGAACCTATT from Polaribacter marinaquae encodes the following:
- a CDS encoding arsenate reductase family protein, producing the protein MRKVYFLQTCDTCKRILKEVNTDGFERQEIKGNPVNVAQLEEMHKLAGSYEALFNKRAKLYKAMDLKNQEISEADYRQYILDEYTFLKRPVFIVDNEIFIGNSKKVVAELKEKIG
- a CDS encoding DUF4252 domain-containing protein — translated: MKNIATILFAFIITATSAQDAAFEKFYKSNKEKSTFSINLSASLAGSFLDDEDDSDLMNVIKKSSDFKLMVFNNDDYTVAKGFKKFKRRNNLKTYVRVKDNGSKAELYFVEKNNLIREIIIRANSNNDKLVLFGLKTKITKEELAAMISSSNIEVTSR
- a CDS encoding glycosyltransferase family 4 protein, whose amino-acid sequence is MKPILIHTHFHKRRTGVTRSIENVLPFFSDTYETYLYGYGAKGTHIKTKELRKLLFSDREVVVHCHRNNEIMRMLFFRFLGAKFKLVATRHAETVPSGLTMKLLKKADKVVTLINSMSQKLGIKNTVVGHGVDVDYFKPKENVTLKNIKQDHIILCAGRVRKAKGQVTLLKAAKILKNHKNWALVIVGKVDKPAFLEELQQIAKEQKVNEQVYFVNETPDILSYYQASKIAVVPSFSEGFSLVTAEAMSCGCSVIATKEVGVHSSLIENTKNGYLFASGNSSELEKLLESSINGELPLLGKQAREEILKNWSALKEAENLIKVYQN
- a CDS encoding thymidine kinase; this encodes MFLENTVNHTEQFGWIEVICGSMFSGKTEELIRRLKRAQFAKQRVEIFKPAVDTRYDDEEVVSHNDNRIRSTPVPASANIRLLANNVDVVGIDEAQFFDDEIVAVCNDLANRGIRVIVAGLDMDFKGNPFGPMPALMATAEYVTKVHAVCTHTGNLAHYSFRKAKNDNIVMLGETQEYEPLSRAAYYKALQKQQQEVVSATEKDSATKDSD
- the alr gene encoding alanine racemase encodes the protein MNNHVTVLEIDGTALDHNLNYFKQKINPETKILAVVKAFGYGSDGVQVAKHLEDKVDYFAVAYTHEGIALREANISKPILVLHPQIPNLKEVVSYRLEPNLYNFKIFNAFLKLADEAPLMNYPIHIKFNTGLNRLGFWHTDIPAIISDLKKTNHIKVQSLFSHLAASEDLEEQEFSINQINNFAYIAQQFYKHLGYEPLLHILNTSGVVNYAKAQFDMVRVGIGLYGFGNDDKETAALKNTHNLTSIISQIHTINPGETVGYNRAFVAKRPTKTATVPIGHADGLSRKIGNKKGYVLINNQKAPIIGNVCMDMIMVDVTKINCNEGDAVIIFNNQQMIQHIANVSETIVYETLTAISQRVKKVLKK
- the mscL gene encoding large conductance mechanosensitive channel protein MscL gives rise to the protein MLKEFKDFAMKGNLVDIAVGFVMGAAFKQVVTSFTGGIVSPLIGLIFNADLKDLKYIVKDGVADETGKVVGEVAVLYGDFLTNVIDFIIVAFVMFLIVKGLNNLKKKEEPAPAPAPAGPSQEELLEQIRDLLAKK
- the aat gene encoding leucyl/phenylalanyl-tRNA--protein transferase; amino-acid sequence: MIWLTDKIDFPDYKYTTKEGIIALGGDLSEKRLIFAYQNGIFPWFSDDDPIVWYCPYDRMVLFPEDLKVSKSMRKILNKNKFTITENKAFAEVIYNCKNIDRKDDLGTWITNDMEQAYINLHKIGFAKSIEVWLDNELVGGLYGVEVNGVFCGESMFSKVSNASKLAFIYLVQTKKYKLIDCQVYNNHLASLGAKEIDRALFLSILKEK
- a CDS encoding YqaA family protein; this translates as MEKKKKKRKKKTAFIGKRLHNYYGRTGFYMFVWESVKKAFLPIVLVVLGLFLFNKYVYDINNGLETITETFSRVGILITFFISETVLGLIPPEIFIAWTKKTDEPILNLSILAALSYFGGLLSYFIGKTTLKIESVKNYLEVKMAANLKNTKKWGGFLILVGALLPLPFSIACLAAGMIKYPFRNVVFFGLFRFLRFAIYAWAIFKVVT